In one Suricata suricatta isolate VVHF042 chromosome 9, meerkat_22Aug2017_6uvM2_HiC, whole genome shotgun sequence genomic region, the following are encoded:
- the SCAMP2 gene encoding secretory carrier-associated membrane protein 2 isoform X2, with product MSSFDTNPFADPVDVNPFQDPSVTQLTNAPQGGLAEFNPFSETNAATTVPVTQLPGPSQPAVLQPSVEPTQPTPQAVASAVQASLLRQQEELDRKAAELERKERELQNTVANLHVRENNWPPLPFWCPVKPCFYQDFSVEIPADYQRICKMLYYLWMLHSVTLFLNLLACLAWFLVDTSNGVNFGLSILWFIIFTPCAFLCWYRPIYKAFSGWIAALSTLKEDHLAVSIIMMVVAGFFTLCAVLSLFLLKRVHSLYRRTGASFQQAQEEFSQGIFSNRTFRSAASNAARGAFQGN from the exons ATGTCGTCCTTCGACACCAATCCCTTCGCAGACCCAGTGGACGTAAACCCCTTCCAG GATCCCTCTGTGACCCAGCTGACCAATGCCCCGCAAGGTGGCCTGGCTGAATTCAACCCCTTCTCAGAG ACAAATGCAGCCACAACAGTTCCTGTCACACAGCTCCCTGGGCCCTCGCAGCCGGCGGTTCTCCAGCCCTCAGTGGAACCAACCCAGCCAACCCCCCAG GCTGTGGCCTCTGCAGTGCAGGCGAGCCTGCTCCGGCAGCAGGAAGAACTGGACAGGAAAGCAGCTGAGCTGGAGCGCAAGGAGCGGGAGCTGCAGAACACTGTGGCCAACCTCCATG TGAGAGAGAACAACTGGCCGCCCCTGCCCTTCTGGTGCCCTGTCAAGCCCTGCTTCTATCAGGATTTCTCGGTAGAGATCCCTGCTGACTACCAGCGGATATGCAAGATGCTCTACTATCTCTGGATGT tgCACTCGGTGACTCTGTTTCTGAACCTGCTTGCCTGCCTGGCCTGGTTCTTAGTCGACACCAGCAACGGAGTGAACTTTGGCCTATCGATCCTGTGGTTTATCATCTTCACCCCCTGTGCCTTCCTGTGTTGGTACCGACCCATCTATAAAGCCTTCAG TGGTTGGATTGCGGCCCTGTCTACACTGAAGGAAGACCACTTGGCTGTGTCGATCATCATGATGGTGGTGGCTGGCTTCTTCACTCTGTGTGCCgtgctctccctcttccttctgaaGCGA GTGCACTCCCTGTACCGCCGGACGGGGGCCAGCTTCCAGCAGGCCCAGGAGGAGTTTTCCCAGGGCATCTTCAGCAACAGGACCTTCCGCAGCGCTGCCTCCAATGCTGCCCGAGGAGCCTTCCAGGGGAACTAG
- the SCAMP2 gene encoding secretory carrier-associated membrane protein 2 isoform X3, whose protein sequence is MSSFDTNPFADPVDVNPFQDPSVTQLTNAPQGGLAEFNPFSETNAATTVPVTQLPGPSQPAVLQPSVEPTQPTPQVLLTKASKFLPTRVLAVSELSERQVLLGGDSILRDSYMQKLPKAVASAVQASLLRQQEELDRKAAELERKERELQNTVANLHVRENNWPPLPFWCPVKPCFYQDFSVEIPADYQRICKMLYYLWMLHSVTLFLNLLACLAWFLVDTSNGVNFGLSILWFIIFTPCAFLCWYRPIYKAFRSDNSFSFFVFFFVFFCQIGIYIIQLVGIPGLGDSGWIAALSTLKEDHLAVSIIMMVVAGFFTLCAVLSLFLLKRVHSLYRRTGASFQQAQEEFSQGIFSNRTFRSAASNAARGAFQGN, encoded by the exons ATGTCGTCCTTCGACACCAATCCCTTCGCAGACCCAGTGGACGTAAACCCCTTCCAG GATCCCTCTGTGACCCAGCTGACCAATGCCCCGCAAGGTGGCCTGGCTGAATTCAACCCCTTCTCAGAG ACAAATGCAGCCACAACAGTTCCTGTCACACAGCTCCCTGGGCCCTCGCAGCCGGCGGTTCTCCAGCCCTCAGTGGAACCAACCCAGCCAACCCCCCAGGTACTGTTGACAAAA GCCAGCAAGTTCCTGCCTACCAGAGTCCTGGCAGTGAGTGAGCTCTCAGAGAGGCAGGTGCTACTAGGAGGAGATAGTATTCTCagagacagctacatgcagaagctTCCGAAG GCTGTGGCCTCTGCAGTGCAGGCGAGCCTGCTCCGGCAGCAGGAAGAACTGGACAGGAAAGCAGCTGAGCTGGAGCGCAAGGAGCGGGAGCTGCAGAACACTGTGGCCAACCTCCATG TGAGAGAGAACAACTGGCCGCCCCTGCCCTTCTGGTGCCCTGTCAAGCCCTGCTTCTATCAGGATTTCTCGGTAGAGATCCCTGCTGACTACCAGCGGATATGCAAGATGCTCTACTATCTCTGGATGT tgCACTCGGTGACTCTGTTTCTGAACCTGCTTGCCTGCCTGGCCTGGTTCTTAGTCGACACCAGCAACGGAGTGAACTTTGGCCTATCGATCCTGTGGTTTATCATCTTCACCCCCTGTGCCTTCCTGTGTTGGTACCGACCCATCTATAAAGCCTTCAG GTCTGACAACTCTTTCAGCTTCTTTGTATTCTTCTTCGTATTTTTTTGTCAAATAGGGATCTACATCATCCAGTTGGTTGGCATCCCTGGCCTGGGGGACAG TGGTTGGATTGCGGCCCTGTCTACACTGAAGGAAGACCACTTGGCTGTGTCGATCATCATGATGGTGGTGGCTGGCTTCTTCACTCTGTGTGCCgtgctctccctcttccttctgaaGCGA GTGCACTCCCTGTACCGCCGGACGGGGGCCAGCTTCCAGCAGGCCCAGGAGGAGTTTTCCCAGGGCATCTTCAGCAACAGGACCTTCCGCAGCGCTGCCTCCAATGCTGCCCGAGGAGCCTTCCAGGGGAACTAG
- the SCAMP2 gene encoding secretory carrier-associated membrane protein 2 isoform X1, with product MSSFDTNPFADPVDVNPFQDPSVTQLTNAPQGGLAEFNPFSETNAATTVPVTQLPGPSQPAVLQPSVEPTQPTPQAVASAVQASLLRQQEELDRKAAELERKERELQNTVANLHVRENNWPPLPFWCPVKPCFYQDFSVEIPADYQRICKMLYYLWMLHSVTLFLNLLACLAWFLVDTSNGVNFGLSILWFIIFTPCAFLCWYRPIYKAFRSDNSFSFFVFFFVFFCQIGIYIIQLVGIPGLGDSGWIAALSTLKEDHLAVSIIMMVVAGFFTLCAVLSLFLLKRVHSLYRRTGASFQQAQEEFSQGIFSNRTFRSAASNAARGAFQGN from the exons ATGTCGTCCTTCGACACCAATCCCTTCGCAGACCCAGTGGACGTAAACCCCTTCCAG GATCCCTCTGTGACCCAGCTGACCAATGCCCCGCAAGGTGGCCTGGCTGAATTCAACCCCTTCTCAGAG ACAAATGCAGCCACAACAGTTCCTGTCACACAGCTCCCTGGGCCCTCGCAGCCGGCGGTTCTCCAGCCCTCAGTGGAACCAACCCAGCCAACCCCCCAG GCTGTGGCCTCTGCAGTGCAGGCGAGCCTGCTCCGGCAGCAGGAAGAACTGGACAGGAAAGCAGCTGAGCTGGAGCGCAAGGAGCGGGAGCTGCAGAACACTGTGGCCAACCTCCATG TGAGAGAGAACAACTGGCCGCCCCTGCCCTTCTGGTGCCCTGTCAAGCCCTGCTTCTATCAGGATTTCTCGGTAGAGATCCCTGCTGACTACCAGCGGATATGCAAGATGCTCTACTATCTCTGGATGT tgCACTCGGTGACTCTGTTTCTGAACCTGCTTGCCTGCCTGGCCTGGTTCTTAGTCGACACCAGCAACGGAGTGAACTTTGGCCTATCGATCCTGTGGTTTATCATCTTCACCCCCTGTGCCTTCCTGTGTTGGTACCGACCCATCTATAAAGCCTTCAG GTCTGACAACTCTTTCAGCTTCTTTGTATTCTTCTTCGTATTTTTTTGTCAAATAGGGATCTACATCATCCAGTTGGTTGGCATCCCTGGCCTGGGGGACAG TGGTTGGATTGCGGCCCTGTCTACACTGAAGGAAGACCACTTGGCTGTGTCGATCATCATGATGGTGGTGGCTGGCTTCTTCACTCTGTGTGCCgtgctctccctcttccttctgaaGCGA GTGCACTCCCTGTACCGCCGGACGGGGGCCAGCTTCCAGCAGGCCCAGGAGGAGTTTTCCCAGGGCATCTTCAGCAACAGGACCTTCCGCAGCGCTGCCTCCAATGCTGCCCGAGGAGCCTTCCAGGGGAACTAG